Genomic DNA from Armatimonadota bacterium:
GCCTCGGTGATGATCGCCACGAACCCGCAGGAGCGGGAGTTCCTGCGGTCCCAGGTGGCCTTCTATGCCAGTACTCCCTCCTACCGCACGGTGCTGGCGGTGCACGGCTGGGAGGAGATCGGCGAGCGCCTCTCGGCCCTGGCCCGCGCGGGGCGGTGGTCGGAGATGTCCGGGCTCATACCGGACGAGATGCTCAAGGCCTTCTGCGTGGTGGGGGAAGAAGTGGCAGAGATCCCCGAGCTCCTCCGGGCACGCTACGAGGGACTGGTGGACCGCATCACCCCATACTTCCCCCTGGTTCCCGGGGAGCGAGAGGAGCTGTGGAGGACCCTCGCGCGGACCTTCGGAAGGGGATAGGACTACGGGGAGGACCCCAAGAGCTCTTCGGGTACCACCCGCTCTCCCTGCCCACTCAACAGCCCGATGCCGAACTGCTGGGCGGCCCGCTCCGCGCTCGCGTCCACCCGGATTCCGTAAGCGTACACGAGGTAGGGCCCGGGGAACCCCACGGCCGCAAGGCGCCTCTGGAACCCCTCGGACCGCATGCGCGAGGCCCACGCCTCCACCGCCCGCCAGCTCTGTCGGGCCTTCGCCTCCACCACCGCGGTGAGCTCCCGCCCGGCCGGATCCACCACCCGGACCGCCACATCCACCTCCCCGTTCAGCGCCAGGGACACGGGCTCGGTGAGCATCCGGTAGCCCTTGTCCTGCAGCACCATCCTCAGGATGCCCTCCGCCTCCGCCTCCACCGTGGGCCCGATCACGGCCTCAAGTCGCCCTAGGCGGTCCTCCACTCGATCCAACCGGACCTCCACCCGCTCCAGCCGGGCTTCCACCCGCTCCAGCCGCTCCTCGAACCTCCGCTGGACCTCCACCAGCTGCGCGACCGCCTCCTCCAGGCGACGGAGCCGCTCCTCCGTGCGGATCTGTGCCTCCTCCAGCCGCGTCAGCCGCTCCTCCGCACGGATTTGCGCCTCCTCCAGGCGGGCCAGCCGCTCCTCCGCACGGCGATGGGCCTCCACGAGCCGCCGGATTTCCTGGCCGAGCTCCCGGACGATCTGAGGCAGGGTCAGGACCTCATCGCCCAGCAGCACGGCGCGGAGGTGGGCCCGCCACTCCGGGTGCTGCTCAAGCAGCCGGAGGAGATCCTGGAGGTCATTCACAGAAAACGGCATACCCACTCCATCCTACCTCGGCGGGGTACATTATGGGGATGCGGACCATCCCTGCGCGGTCGCCTGTGCCCCACGATGTGCGGGTGGGCGATGCACAGCGTCCCGGTGAGGACCCTATCACCCACCTGTCTCCCCCCGCAGGACCGCAAAGGGGGTCCGCAGGAGGATGAGGAGGTCAAGCCAGGGGGACCAGTTCCCCACGTACCACCGGTCCAGGAGCTGCCGGGTCTGAAAGTCCAGCGCGTTGCGGCCGCTTACCTGCCACAGGCCCGTCAGCCCCGGCGATACGTCCAGCATTCCATTCGCGTTCAGCAGCTGCAACTCCTCCGGGAGGTAGGGGCGAGGACCTACAAGGCTCATCTCGCCCCGCAGGACGTTCCATAGCTGTGGGATCTCGTCGAGGGACCACCGGCGCAGGAACCGGCCCACGCGGGTAACGCGCGGGTCGTAGCTGCGCAGCTTCCGATAGCGCTCCCACTCCTCCCGGGCCCGGGGATCTTCCGCGAGATGGGCCGCGAGACGCTCGGAGGCGTCCAGGTACATGGTGCGCAGCTTGATGCAGGGAAAGCGCCGGCCCCCCCGGCCGATCCGGGGCTCCACGTGGAAGACAGGGCCGGGGGAGTCCAGCTTCACGAGGAGGGCGGCGATGAGCACCACGGGGAGGGAGAGGAGGGCGAAGAGGCTTCCCATCACCAGATCCATGGCCCGTTTGAGGATCCCGTTCCAGGGGTGCAGGAGGGTGTTGGGGACGCGGAGGAGGACCGTCCCTTCATCGAAGAGACCCAAAGCCTCCAACCCAAGCACCGGGATCTGCGCGAGATCCGGGACAAGGAGGACATTTTCCGCCACGGGGCGCAGGGCCTCCACCACGCGCAGCACGTCTGAGGATCCGAGACCGCTCGAGAGCACCACCACCTCTCGGGCACCCCAGCGGGCGGCGGCTTCAGGGGCCTGCTCCCAGTCGGGAACGATCCCCACCACCTCGTAGCCCAGCGAGGGATCCCGGCGGAGGGCCGAGGACACCGCCTGAGCCGTCCCTACCTCCCCGACCACGAGGGCCCTCCGGCGCCAGAGCCCCAGGGCAAAAAGTGCGCGCTTGGTCAGTCCCCGGAAGGCGGGCAAGGTACCGAGATAGCCCAGCCACGTGAGCACGAGGACGGGCCGGGAGACCTCCTCCTGGAGCTTCCCCGCGGACACCAGGGCGAAGGCCAGCACCGCACCCACGGTGGCGGCCCCCAGGCCTCGACGGATCTCCTCCCACCTCGGGAGCCTCCGGGTGTATAGCCCCGCGTACGCAGCGGCCCCGAGGAACGCCAGGGGGAGCCACCACAGCTGCAGGTAGTGGGAGACTGGATAGGTGGAGCGCGAGAAGGCGGGAGAGAGGGCCGGGAGGATGGCGTTCCGCACCCCCACGGCTCCCACAAGCGCTGTGACGAGGGCTCCGAGGTCAGAAAGAAGGAGGGCGAGGACGCACAGGGCCTGCAGGGCCATGTGAGGGAGCGCCCGAGAACCCCCGAGGGAGACTCCCCGACCGGTCAAGCCCGCCTCCGCGTGCGCTCTTCCCACACCGCCCGCAGCACGATCCCGAAGAAGGCGAAGTCGTCCACCAGGTACCGGCGCCACAGCCTCCGCGGCTCGTGCACAAGCCTCCACAGCCACTCAAGCCCCACCCGCCGCATCCACCGGGGGGCCCGGGGTTTCCTGCCCGCCGCGTAGTCCAACGCGGCCCCGCAGCAAACCGCCACCTTGACCCACAGCCGGGTCCAGTTCCGGTAGACCCACAGCTCCTGGGCCGGAGAGCCCAAGCCCACGAAGAGAATGTCGGGAGTCGCCCGGTTCACGGCCTCCACCGCGGCCTCCTGGTCCTGAGGGTCCTGCGCGAACCCCTCCACCGGGGTGTAGGTACCAGCAACTTTCAGGCCACCGAACTGGTTTTTCAGCTTTTCCGCGGCCCGCCGGGCCACCCCCTCCCGGCCCCCCAGGAGGAACACCGAGTACCCCCGCTCCGCCGCGAGCCGGCACAGCTCCGGGAGGAGGTCGCTTCCGGCCACCCGCTCGGGAAGGGGCCGGCCCAGGAGGCGGCTCGCCCACACCACGGGCATCCCGTCCGCCAACCGGAGCCATGCCCCGTCCACAGCCCCG
This window encodes:
- a CDS encoding exopolysaccharide biosynthesis polyprenyl glycosylphosphotransferase, whose protein sequence is MTGRGVSLGGSRALPHMALQALCVLALLLSDLGALVTALVGAVGVRNAILPALSPAFSRSTYPVSHYLQLWWLPLAFLGAAAYAGLYTRRLPRWEEIRRGLGAATVGAVLAFALVSAGKLQEEVSRPVLVLTWLGYLGTLPAFRGLTKRALFALGLWRRRALVVGEVGTAQAVSSALRRDPSLGYEVVGIVPDWEQAPEAAARWGAREVVVLSSGLGSSDVLRVVEALRPVAENVLLVPDLAQIPVLGLEALGLFDEGTVLLRVPNTLLHPWNGILKRAMDLVMGSLFALLSLPVVLIAALLVKLDSPGPVFHVEPRIGRGGRRFPCIKLRTMYLDASERLAAHLAEDPRAREEWERYRKLRSYDPRVTRVGRFLRRWSLDEIPQLWNVLRGEMSLVGPRPYLPEELQLLNANGMLDVSPGLTGLWQVSGRNALDFQTRQLLDRWYVGNWSPWLDLLILLRTPFAVLRGETGG